The proteins below are encoded in one region of Rhododendron vialii isolate Sample 1 chromosome 7a, ASM3025357v1:
- the LOC131331773 gene encoding probable helicase CHR10 isoform X2 has protein sequence MNYEQRLIAAAKHVFDADARAAPPAVNPADFGVTATLKPHQVEGLSWLIQRYRIGVNVILGDEMGLGKTLQAISLLSYLKVCHMSPGPFLVLCPLSVTDGWVSEVAKFSPKLRVLRYVGDKNHRCNLRREMYEHVIEQSSPSYVLPLPFDVLLTTYDIALMDQDFLSQIPWHYAIIDEAQRLKNPSSVLYNVLRDRFIMPRRLLMTGTPVQNNLAELWALMHFCMPSIFGTLEQFLSTFKKAGDTLPGCDAAEVKERFKILKYILGAFMLRRTKAKLIDSGALVLPRLTEITVMSPLVALQKKVYMSILRKELPRLLAFSSGASNQQSLQNIVMQLRKACSHPYLFPGIEPEPYEEGEHLVLGSGKLIILDQLLQKLHDTGHRVLLFAQMTHTLDILQDFLELRNYSYERLDGSIRAEERFAAIRSFSQQSVKGSLKAEADQSGAFVFMISTRAGGVGLNLVAADTVIFYEQDWNPQVDKQALQRAHRIGQMNHVLSVNLVTEHSVEEVIMRRAEKKLQLSHNVVGDNLMDLEGKEAAGAEAGDLRSVIFGLQMLDPTDVSCEQPDQLIASELNAMAEKVIALRHKQKSDKEDVKFELSPMDLSNGRDLVIKDPASVAYPGFDEVSYLSWVEKFKETSLSKDSPILELENRRNLIEERHQRAEAARRKAEEKKLSNWEALGYRSLSVQDPLRPPNGDMMSDSGSVHLVYGDCTHPSTNCPSDPAIIFSCVDDSGNWGHGGMFDALAKLSANVPSAYHLASEFKDLHLGDLHLIEITEDGDEQTKSVNAPQWVGLAVVQSYNPKRKVPRSNISIPDLECCLSKASFSAAQNSASIHMPRIGYQGGSDRSEWYTVERLLRKYAALYGIKIFVYYYRRSS, from the exons ATGAACTACGAGCAGAGGCTAATAGCGGCGGCGAAGCACGTATTCGACGCCGACGCACGAGCCGCGCCTCCGGCGGTTAATCCCGCCGACTTCGGGGTGACGGCCACTCTCAAACCTCACCAAGTCGAAGGCCTTTCGTGGCTCATTCAGAGATATCGTATCGGAGTCAACGTCATTCTCG GGGATGAG ATGGGACTAGGGAAAACATTGCAAGCTATTTCTTTGCTGAGCTATTTGAAAGTTTGCCATATGTCACCTGGGCCATTTT TGGTATTATGTCCCCTCAGCGTGACTGATGGTTGGGTATCAGAGGTGGCTAAATTTTCTCCAAAactaagagtacttcgttatgtcGGAGACAAAAATCATCGATGCAATCTACGCAGGGAAATGTATGAGCATGTGATAGAGCAGTCCTCACCATCTTAT GTACTGCCATTACCTTTTGATGTGCTTTTGACTACGTACGACATAGCATTGATGGATCAGGATTTTCTTTCTCAAATTCCATGGCATTATGCAATCATCGATGAAGCACAAAGACTTAAGAACCCTTCCAGT GTGTTGTATAATGTCCTTAGAGATCGTTTCATCATGCCAAGACGGTTATTGATGACTGGAACTCCTGTTCAGAATAACCTGGCTGAACTTTGGGCTTTGATGCATTTTTGTATGCCTTCAATCTTTGGGACACTGGAGCAGTTCCTTTCTACGTTTAAGAAAGCCGGGGATACTTTGCCAG GTTGTGATGCGGCAGAAGTTAAGGAACGATTTAAAATCTTGAAATATATTTTGGGAGCTTTTATGCTTCGAAGAACAAAAGCCAAGCTTATTGACTCCGGTGCTCTTGTGCTTCCTCGACTCACGGAGATCACAGT AATGTCACCCTTGGTGGCCCTGCAAAAGAAGGTGTACATGTCAATATTGAGGAAAGAGCTTCCCAGACTACTTGCATTCTCTTCTGGAGCTTCTAATCAACAATCCTTGCAGAATATA GTAATGCAGTTACGAAAAGCATGTAGCCATCCTTACCTCTTTCCTGGTATTGAACCCGAGCCTTACGAAGAGGGTGAACACCTGGTTCTG GGTAGTGGTAAACTCATAATCTTGGATCAGCTACTTCAAAAACTACATGATACTGGACATCGTGTGCTGCTGTTTGCTCAAATGACCCATACACTTGACATATTACAG GATTTCTTGGAGTTAAGGAACTATTCTTATGAGCGTTTGGATGGATCAATTCGGGCAGAGGAACGCTTTGCAGCAATAAGGAGTTTCAGCCAGCAATCTGTCAAAGGGAGTTTGAAGGCCGAGGCTGATCAGAGTGGTGCATTTGTCTTTATGATTTCTACAAGAGCTGGGGGAGTTGGCTTGAATCTTGTGGCTGCTGATACA GTCATATTTTATGAGCAAGACTGGAATCCCCAGGTGGATAAGCAGGCACTTCAGCGGGCACACCGCATTGGTCAGATGAATCATGTCCTGTCTGTTAACTTAGTCACCGAGCATTCAGTCGAGGAG GTTATCATGCGGAGAGCAGAGAAAAAGCTGCAGCTAAGCCATAATGTTGTAGGAGACAATCTTATGGACCTGGAAGGAAAAGAAGCAGCAGGAGCTGAAGCTGGTGACTTGCGATCTGTTATATTTGGCTTGCAAATGTTAGATCCCACGGATGTAAGTTGTGAACAACCAGATCAACTGATTGCGTCTGAATTGAATGCTATGGCTGAAAAGGTAATTGCATTGCGGCACAAGCAAAAATCAGACAAGGAGGATGTGAAGTTTGAACTTAGTCCAATGGATCTATCAAATGGACGTGACCTTGTGATAAAGGATCCTGCTTCTGTTGCGTATCCCGGTTTTGATGAAGTGTCTTATCTCTCTTGGGTTGAAAAGTTCAAAGAAACATCACTGTCAAAGGATAGTCCTATCTTGGAGTTGGAAAATAGGAGAAACTTAATTGAGGAAAGGCATCAAAGAGCTGAGGCTGCAAGGAGGAAGGCAGAGGAGAAGAAGTTGTCCAATTGGGAAGCTCTGGGTTACCGTTCACTATCAGTTCAGGATCCTCTTCGCCCTCCCAATGGTGATATGATGTCTGATTCAGGTTCTGTTCATCTTGTTTACGGAGACTGTACACATCCATCAACAAATTGTCCATCAGATCCGGCAATCATATTCAG CTGTGTTGATGACTCTGGGAACTGGGGCCATGGAGGTATGTTTGATGCCCTTGCAAAACTTTCAGCAAATGTCCCAAGTGCATATCATCTAGCTTCTGAATTTAAGGATCTGCATCTTGGTGATCTTCATCTTATAGAAATCACAG AGGACGGTGATGAACAGACCAAGTCTGTTAATGCTCCTCAATGGGTGGGATTGGCTGTTGTACAATCCTACAATCCTAAGCGTAAAGTGCCTCGCAGCAATATCTCTATTCCTGACTTGGAGTGTTGCCTATCTAAAGCATCATTCTCAGCTGCCCAAAATTCTG CTTCAATCCATATGCCAAGAATTGGGTACCAGGGTGGATCAGATCGGTCAGAGTGGTATACTGTTGAGCGTCTTCTGCGAAAGTATGCCGCCTTATATGGCATAAAGATCTTTgt GTACTACTATCGACGTTCATCTTGA
- the LOC131331773 gene encoding probable helicase CHR10 isoform X1, which yields MNYEQRLIAAAKHVFDADARAAPPAVNPADFGVTATLKPHQVEGLSWLIQRYRIGVNVILVVLCPLSVTDGWVSEVAKFSPKLRVLRYVGDKNHRCNLRREMYEHVIEQSSPSYVLPLPFDVLLTTYDIALMDQDFLSQIPWHYAIIDEAQRLKNPSSVLYNVLRDRFIMPRRLLMTGTPVQNNLAELWALMHFCMPSIFGTLEQFLSTFKKAGDTLPGCDAAEVKERFKILKYILGAFMLRRTKAKLIDSGALVLPRLTEITVMSPLVALQKKVYMSILRKELPRLLAFSSGASNQQSLQNIVMQLRKACSHPYLFPGIEPEPYEEGEHLVLGSGKLIILDQLLQKLHDTGHRVLLFAQMTHTLDILQDFLELRNYSYERLDGSIRAEERFAAIRSFSQQSVKGSLKAEADQSGAFVFMISTRAGGVGLNLVAADTVIFYEQDWNPQVDKQALQRAHRIGQMNHVLSVNLVTEHSVEEVIMRRAEKKLQLSHNVVGDNLMDLEGKEAAGAEAGDLRSVIFGLQMLDPTDVSCEQPDQLIASELNAMAEKVIALRHKQKSDKEDVKFELSPMDLSNGRDLVIKDPASVAYPGFDEVSYLSWVEKFKETSLSKDSPILELENRRNLIEERHQRAEAARRKAEEKKLSNWEALGYRSLSVQDPLRPPNGDMMSDSGSVHLVYGDCTHPSTNCPSDPAIIFSCVDDSGNWGHGGMFDALAKLSANVPSAYHLASEFKDLHLGDLHLIEITEDGDEQTKSVNAPQWVGLAVVQSYNPKRKVPRSNISIPDLECCLSKASFSAAQNSASIHMPRIGYQGGSDRSEWYTVERLLRKYAALYGIKIFVYYYRRSS from the exons ATGAACTACGAGCAGAGGCTAATAGCGGCGGCGAAGCACGTATTCGACGCCGACGCACGAGCCGCGCCTCCGGCGGTTAATCCCGCCGACTTCGGGGTGACGGCCACTCTCAAACCTCACCAAGTCGAAGGCCTTTCGTGGCTCATTCAGAGATATCGTATCGGAGTCAACGTCATTCTCG TGGTATTATGTCCCCTCAGCGTGACTGATGGTTGGGTATCAGAGGTGGCTAAATTTTCTCCAAAactaagagtacttcgttatgtcGGAGACAAAAATCATCGATGCAATCTACGCAGGGAAATGTATGAGCATGTGATAGAGCAGTCCTCACCATCTTAT GTACTGCCATTACCTTTTGATGTGCTTTTGACTACGTACGACATAGCATTGATGGATCAGGATTTTCTTTCTCAAATTCCATGGCATTATGCAATCATCGATGAAGCACAAAGACTTAAGAACCCTTCCAGT GTGTTGTATAATGTCCTTAGAGATCGTTTCATCATGCCAAGACGGTTATTGATGACTGGAACTCCTGTTCAGAATAACCTGGCTGAACTTTGGGCTTTGATGCATTTTTGTATGCCTTCAATCTTTGGGACACTGGAGCAGTTCCTTTCTACGTTTAAGAAAGCCGGGGATACTTTGCCAG GTTGTGATGCGGCAGAAGTTAAGGAACGATTTAAAATCTTGAAATATATTTTGGGAGCTTTTATGCTTCGAAGAACAAAAGCCAAGCTTATTGACTCCGGTGCTCTTGTGCTTCCTCGACTCACGGAGATCACAGT AATGTCACCCTTGGTGGCCCTGCAAAAGAAGGTGTACATGTCAATATTGAGGAAAGAGCTTCCCAGACTACTTGCATTCTCTTCTGGAGCTTCTAATCAACAATCCTTGCAGAATATA GTAATGCAGTTACGAAAAGCATGTAGCCATCCTTACCTCTTTCCTGGTATTGAACCCGAGCCTTACGAAGAGGGTGAACACCTGGTTCTG GGTAGTGGTAAACTCATAATCTTGGATCAGCTACTTCAAAAACTACATGATACTGGACATCGTGTGCTGCTGTTTGCTCAAATGACCCATACACTTGACATATTACAG GATTTCTTGGAGTTAAGGAACTATTCTTATGAGCGTTTGGATGGATCAATTCGGGCAGAGGAACGCTTTGCAGCAATAAGGAGTTTCAGCCAGCAATCTGTCAAAGGGAGTTTGAAGGCCGAGGCTGATCAGAGTGGTGCATTTGTCTTTATGATTTCTACAAGAGCTGGGGGAGTTGGCTTGAATCTTGTGGCTGCTGATACA GTCATATTTTATGAGCAAGACTGGAATCCCCAGGTGGATAAGCAGGCACTTCAGCGGGCACACCGCATTGGTCAGATGAATCATGTCCTGTCTGTTAACTTAGTCACCGAGCATTCAGTCGAGGAG GTTATCATGCGGAGAGCAGAGAAAAAGCTGCAGCTAAGCCATAATGTTGTAGGAGACAATCTTATGGACCTGGAAGGAAAAGAAGCAGCAGGAGCTGAAGCTGGTGACTTGCGATCTGTTATATTTGGCTTGCAAATGTTAGATCCCACGGATGTAAGTTGTGAACAACCAGATCAACTGATTGCGTCTGAATTGAATGCTATGGCTGAAAAGGTAATTGCATTGCGGCACAAGCAAAAATCAGACAAGGAGGATGTGAAGTTTGAACTTAGTCCAATGGATCTATCAAATGGACGTGACCTTGTGATAAAGGATCCTGCTTCTGTTGCGTATCCCGGTTTTGATGAAGTGTCTTATCTCTCTTGGGTTGAAAAGTTCAAAGAAACATCACTGTCAAAGGATAGTCCTATCTTGGAGTTGGAAAATAGGAGAAACTTAATTGAGGAAAGGCATCAAAGAGCTGAGGCTGCAAGGAGGAAGGCAGAGGAGAAGAAGTTGTCCAATTGGGAAGCTCTGGGTTACCGTTCACTATCAGTTCAGGATCCTCTTCGCCCTCCCAATGGTGATATGATGTCTGATTCAGGTTCTGTTCATCTTGTTTACGGAGACTGTACACATCCATCAACAAATTGTCCATCAGATCCGGCAATCATATTCAG CTGTGTTGATGACTCTGGGAACTGGGGCCATGGAGGTATGTTTGATGCCCTTGCAAAACTTTCAGCAAATGTCCCAAGTGCATATCATCTAGCTTCTGAATTTAAGGATCTGCATCTTGGTGATCTTCATCTTATAGAAATCACAG AGGACGGTGATGAACAGACCAAGTCTGTTAATGCTCCTCAATGGGTGGGATTGGCTGTTGTACAATCCTACAATCCTAAGCGTAAAGTGCCTCGCAGCAATATCTCTATTCCTGACTTGGAGTGTTGCCTATCTAAAGCATCATTCTCAGCTGCCCAAAATTCTG CTTCAATCCATATGCCAAGAATTGGGTACCAGGGTGGATCAGATCGGTCAGAGTGGTATACTGTTGAGCGTCTTCTGCGAAAGTATGCCGCCTTATATGGCATAAAGATCTTTgt GTACTACTATCGACGTTCATCTTGA